Below is a window of Pseudomonas monteilii DNA.
TCGTCAACATCCTGCCGGGCAAAGACGGTCTGGTGCACATCTCCATGCTCAGCAACGAGCGCGTGGAGAAGGTCACCGACATCCTCAAGGAAGGTCAGGAAGTCGAAGTGCTGGTACTGGACGTGGACAACCGTGGCCGTATCAAGCTGTCGATCAAGGACGTCGCCGCGGCCAAGGCCTCGGGCGTCTAAGCACGACACTGCGTCAAGAAAGGGCCCCTCGTGGGCCCTTTTTCATGCCCGCCGTGCGAAGGCATGCGGCAAGCTTGCATCTTGCCTGCAAAAAAACGCGACAGTATGCAATTTGCACGACGCATAATATTCCGCTAGCTGATAAGCTGTTGATTTAAAAGGGTTTTATTAAGAATTGAACCTGGCATCGCTTGTGCACTCTGATAAGTACTGACGCCGCAAAGACTGGCTCAGCCCTATCGAAGACCAGGAGTGTTCCGTATGAAGAAGTTCGCCATTGCTGCCGCTACTGCTACCGCTCTGACGCTGACCATGGCTAACGCCGCTTTCGCTCAGCAGTCTGCACAGGCACCTATGACGCTGGCGGCCAACACGACTACCCAAGAAGTCAAGCAAGACACCTCTGACACCTGGATCACCACCAAGGTCAAAGCTGACCTGCTGACCGAGAAAGGCATTCCAGGCAGCGACATCAAAGTCGAAACCAACAAAGGCGTGGTTTCCCTGTCCTCCGACGTGAAAGTCAGCGAGTCGCAGAAAGAAGTCGCCGTCTCGATCGCCAAGAAGATCAAAGGCGTTCAGGCTGTTTCGGCTGACGGCCTGAAAGCCGAATAAGCACCCAGCGAGTGGCCAGACGGATCTGGCCAACGTTGACCAAGACCCCCGGCAGCGATGCCGGGGGTCTTTTCGTTTGCGCCTCGTGTTCGGTCGGCAGACGTAGCTTATTCAGCGTCCAGGTGCAGCGGCGTGACGATACGGCCGTCAGGTCGTGCGGTGCCCAGGGTCGTGTCGATGAAGTAGACGCGTTCGTCCGCCAGCTTGCCGTGGCTGACCAGGTAATCCTTGATGCTGCCGGCACGCTCCTGCCCGAGCAGCCGCAGCAGGGTAGGGCTTTTCGCCCATGTGTCGAGAAGGGCATCGCGCAGCCGTGCGGTACGTTGCGCGGCATCGAGGCGCTCCCATTCGGCGGGCGGCTGCTGCTTGAGCCGTGTGCGGTAGATGCCTTCGAGCAACGCAGGCTTGTCTTCGTCCTTGACCTGCAGCAGCGAAGCGTCAGCG
It encodes the following:
- a CDS encoding phospholipid-binding protein, with translation MKKFAIAAATATALTLTMANAAFAQQSAQAPMTLAANTTTQEVKQDTSDTWITTKVKADLLTEKGIPGSDIKVETNKGVVSLSSDVKVSESQKEVAVSIAKKIKGVQAVSADGLKAE